In Solidesulfovibrio carbinoliphilus subsp. oakridgensis, the sequence TCGCGGATGGCCTTGGCCATGCGCATGAGCCGGGCCCCCTCGCCGGGATTGGCCTTCAGGTGGCGCAGGGCAGCCAGCGACGCGCCCAGCACGGCCGGCGGCAGGGCGGTGGAAAAGACGAACGACCGGCCCCGGTTGCGCAAGAGCTCGATGGTTTCGAGCCGGCCGGCCACGTAGCCGCCCTGGGACCCGAGGGCCTTGCTCAGGGTCCCCACGTGGACGTCCACGTCCTCGGACAGCCCGAGCGCGGCGGCAAGGCCGCGTCCCCGGCCGAGGATGCCCGTGGCGTGGGCCTCGTCGACCACGGTGAGCGCGCCGTGGGCTTTGCCAAGCTCGACCAATCGCGCTAAGGGAGCCACGTCGCCGTCCATGCTGAAAACCGTGTCCGTGACGATGATCTTTTTCGCGACCTGCCGCTCCCGCCCAAGCAGCTGTTCCAGATGCTCCATGTCCAGGTGGCGGTAGCGCACGAGCCTGGCCCCGGACAGGGCAATGCCGTCCAGGATGCTGGCATGGTTCAGGCGGTCGGAGAAAACGACGGTGTGGCGGTCGGCCAGGGCGGAAAACACGGCCAGGTTGGCGGCGTAGCCGCTGCCGGTGACGAGCGCCGCCTCCTGGTATTTGAAGGTGGCCAGTTCCGCTTCCAGGGTCTCGGCCAGGGCGAAGTTGCCGGTGACGAGCCGGGAGGCCCCGGACGAGCAGCCGTGGCGGGAAAGCGCCTTGGCCGAGGCCTCGATCAGGTCCGGGTGGGCGGAGAGGCCGAGGTAGTTGTTGGAGGCCAGGTTCAAAAGCCGTGTGCCGCCATAGAGGATTTCCCGGGCCGCGCCGTCGTCGATGGGCGGGATGGTCCGATAGCTGTCCGTGTTTCGAAGCGCTGCCGCTTCGGGCACGATGTATTTGCCGAAAAAGGATGTGCTCATGTCGCAGCGTTCCGGAAGGGAGGCCATGCGTATCTGGCATCCCTGCACCCAGATGAAGGACCACGAAACGTATCCTCCCGTCTTTATGGAGCGCGGTCAAGGGATTTACCTCTTCGACCGCCAGGGCAAGGCCTACATCGACGCCATTTCCTCGTGGTGGGTGAACCTTTTCGGCCACGCCAATCCCCGCATCGCCCGGGCCGTGACCGACCAGCTTTCGCGCCTGGAACACGTTATTTTCGCCGGCTGCACCCACGCCCCGGCCGAGGAACTGGCCGAGCGGCTGCTGGCCGTGGCCCTGCCGGGGCTGACGAAAATATTTTTCGCGGACAACGGCTCCTGCGCCGTGGAAGCAGCCCTCAAAATGAGCCACGCCTTCTGGCGCAACCACGGCCGGCCGGAAAAATGCCGCTTCCTCTACCTGGCCAACGGCTACCACGGCGAGACGGCCGGGGCCCTGGGCGTGTGCGGCGACAGGCTCTACGCCGCGCCCTTTGTGCCCCTTTTCGTGCCCCAGATCGAGGTTGCGGGGCCGGACTGCCAGCGCTGCCCCCACGGCCAGGCCCGGGAGACTTGCGACGCGGCCTGCTTCGCGTCCATGCAGGCGGCCATCGACACCCACAAGGATGTCCTCGCCGGGGTCATTGTCGAGCCGCTGGTCCAGTGCGCCGGCAACTTCCGCATGTACCCGCCAGTGTATCTGGCCAAGCTGCGCCGGGCCACCCTTGAGGCCGGCATCCACTGCATCGCCGACGAGATCGCGGTCGGGTTCGGCCGCACGGGCACCATGTTCGCCTGCGAACAGGCCGGCGTGTCCCCGGATTTCATGTGCCTGTCCAAGGGAATCACCAGCGGCACCTTGCCGCTTTCCTGCGTGCTGACCACGGACGCGGTCTTCGACGCCTTTTACCACGACTACGCCGACGACAAGGCTTTTCTCCACTCCCACAGCTACACCGGAAATCCGCTGGCCTGTGCCGCGGCCGTGGAGACGTTGCGCATTTTCGAGGACGACGACGTCATAAACGCCAACCGGCCGAAGATCGCCCACCTGCAAGCCGCCGTGCGGGAACGGTTCGCCGGCTACAAGCACGTGGCGGACATCCGCTCCACGGGCTGGATCACGGCCGTGGAGCTTTACGCCGACCCGGAGCGGGGGACGCCTTTCGACTGGCGGGACCGGACCGGGTTTCGCATCTTCCAGGAGGCGGTCAAACGGGGCGCGTGGCTGCGAAACCTCGGCGACACCCTCTACTTCATGCCGCCCTATGTGATCACCACGGATGAGATCGACAAACTGACGGACATCGCCCTGGAGGCGACCAAGGCGGTG encodes:
- the bioF gene encoding 8-amino-7-oxononanoate synthase; amino-acid sequence: MSTSFFGKYIVPEAAALRNTDSYRTIPPIDDGAAREILYGGTRLLNLASNNYLGLSAHPDLIEASAKALSRHGCSSGASRLVTGNFALAETLEAELATFKYQEAALVTGSGYAANLAVFSALADRHTVVFSDRLNHASILDGIALSGARLVRYRHLDMEHLEQLLGRERQVAKKIIVTDTVFSMDGDVAPLARLVELGKAHGALTVVDEAHATGILGRGRGLAAALGLSEDVDVHVGTLSKALGSQGGYVAGRLETIELLRNRGRSFVFSTALPPAVLGASLAALRHLKANPGEGARLMRMAKAIRDHLSGLGFDTMGSTTQIIPVACGRNRVALHAQALLRAEGLLVAAVRPPTVPQGTARLRLSLRADLTEDDLRRVRLGFSRLRVSFFP
- the bioA gene encoding adenosylmethionine--8-amino-7-oxononanoate transaminase, producing the protein MSQRSGREAMRIWHPCTQMKDHETYPPVFMERGQGIYLFDRQGKAYIDAISSWWVNLFGHANPRIARAVTDQLSRLEHVIFAGCTHAPAEELAERLLAVALPGLTKIFFADNGSCAVEAALKMSHAFWRNHGRPEKCRFLYLANGYHGETAGALGVCGDRLYAAPFVPLFVPQIEVAGPDCQRCPHGQARETCDAACFASMQAAIDTHKDVLAGVIVEPLVQCAGNFRMYPPVYLAKLRRATLEAGIHCIADEIAVGFGRTGTMFACEQAGVSPDFMCLSKGITSGTLPLSCVLTTDAVFDAFYHDYADDKAFLHSHSYTGNPLACAAAVETLRIFEDDDVINANRPKIAHLQAAVRERFAGYKHVADIRSTGWITAVELYADPERGTPFDWRDRTGFRIFQEAVKRGAWLRNLGDTLYFMPPYVITTDEIDKLTDIALEATKAVLG